A region of Piscinibacter gummiphilus DNA encodes the following proteins:
- a CDS encoding STM4012 family radical SAM protein — protein sequence MSAVPTAAPSSLDALLRRGPYQAYSYSYPHKSAYRPLAAPRALADVWAGEDRSALFAYVHVPFCSMRCGFCNLFAMAQPHDDLVDRYVAAVVRQMQAVDEALGERRFVRLALGGGTPSYLSAAQLERLYGALSQRLGIDLEDTPSGIEVSPETVTTDRLAVCRTMGVDRVSMGVQSFSDAEVRALARPQQNATVIAAVEAIRRAGFPVLNLDLIYGIAGQTLASWASSLDSALALAPEEIYLYPLYVRERTGLGKLAIRRAADPVDDRPAMYALACDRLAAAGYVQVSMRMFRAPHAPADAGPAYSCQTDGMVGLGAGARSYTSRLHYSSHYAVERVATRDIVERFAEGDLAHFATVDYGFELDGEEQRRRFAIQSLLSQPGLVAADYRTRFGSDWADDLPQLSELAVRGLARDDGGLLALTAAGLARADTLGPWLVSDGVARRMDAGC from the coding sequence ATGAGCGCCGTGCCGACCGCCGCACCCTCCTCGCTCGACGCGCTGCTCCGCCGCGGCCCGTACCAGGCGTACTCGTACTCGTACCCGCACAAGAGCGCGTACCGGCCGCTCGCGGCGCCGCGGGCGCTCGCCGACGTGTGGGCGGGCGAGGACCGCAGCGCGCTGTTCGCCTACGTCCACGTGCCGTTCTGCTCGATGCGCTGCGGCTTCTGCAACCTGTTCGCGATGGCGCAGCCTCACGATGACCTCGTGGACCGCTACGTGGCCGCCGTGGTGCGCCAGATGCAGGCGGTGGACGAGGCCCTCGGCGAACGCCGCTTCGTGCGGCTCGCGCTGGGCGGGGGCACCCCGTCGTACCTGTCGGCCGCGCAACTCGAACGGCTCTACGGCGCGCTGTCGCAGCGGCTCGGCATCGACCTGGAGGACACGCCGTCGGGCATCGAGGTGTCTCCCGAGACGGTGACCACCGACCGGCTGGCCGTGTGCCGGACGATGGGCGTGGACCGCGTGAGCATGGGCGTGCAGAGCTTCTCGGACGCGGAGGTGCGGGCACTGGCCCGGCCGCAGCAGAACGCCACGGTGATCGCGGCGGTCGAGGCCATCCGCCGCGCGGGCTTCCCGGTGCTCAACCTCGACCTGATCTACGGCATCGCCGGCCAGACCCTCGCGAGCTGGGCGTCGTCGCTCGACAGCGCATTGGCGCTCGCGCCGGAGGAGATCTACCTCTACCCGCTGTACGTGCGCGAGCGCACGGGCCTCGGCAAGCTCGCGATCCGCCGCGCGGCGGACCCGGTGGACGACCGGCCCGCGATGTACGCGCTGGCGTGCGACCGCCTCGCGGCCGCGGGGTACGTGCAGGTGTCGATGCGGATGTTCCGGGCTCCGCACGCCCCGGCCGACGCGGGGCCGGCGTACAGCTGCCAGACGGACGGCATGGTGGGGCTCGGCGCCGGGGCGCGGTCGTACACGTCGCGGCTGCACTACTCGTCGCACTACGCGGTCGAGCGCGTGGCGACGCGGGACATCGTCGAACGGTTCGCCGAGGGCGACCTCGCGCACTTCGCCACGGTCGACTACGGGTTCGAGCTGGACGGCGAGGAGCAGCGCCGGCGGTTCGCGATCCAGTCGCTGCTGAGCCAGCCGGGCCTCGTGGCAGCCGACTACCGCACCCGGTTCGGCTCGGACTGGGCCGACGATCTGCCGCAGCTGTCCGAGCTCGCGGTCCGCGGCCTGGCGCGCGACGACGGCGGTCTGCTGGCGCTGACGGCCGCCGGCCTCGCGCGTGCCGACACCCTCGGGCCCTGGCTCGTGTCGGACGGCGTGGCGCGCCGCATGGACGCCGGATGCTGA
- a CDS encoding STM4013/SEN3800 family hydrolase encodes MSAFPVPDMNAVVGSHDLVFITLDTLRFDVAQGCYERGELPVFARHLPPSGWARRHTPGSFTYAAHHAFFSGFLPTPDRPGRHPRLFATAFRGSETTSASTCVFEEATVVQGLAARGYHTVCIGGVGFFNRQTALGCVLPDLFAESHWNPAMGVGHRHSTERQVALACARLQALPGRVFLFINVSAVHSPNRAHLPGADADSLESHAAALRYVDGALAPLFDACRARAPTFAIVCSDHGSAYGDDGFSGHRLAHESVWTVPYGHFFLDPP; translated from the coding sequence ATGAGCGCGTTCCCCGTGCCCGACATGAACGCGGTCGTGGGCTCGCACGACCTCGTGTTCATCACCCTCGACACCCTCCGGTTCGACGTGGCCCAGGGCTGCTACGAGCGGGGCGAACTGCCGGTGTTCGCGCGCCACCTGCCGCCGTCGGGCTGGGCGCGCCGCCACACGCCGGGCAGCTTCACCTACGCGGCGCACCACGCCTTCTTCTCGGGCTTCCTGCCCACGCCGGACCGGCCGGGCCGCCACCCGCGCCTGTTCGCCACCGCCTTCCGCGGCAGCGAGACCACGTCGGCGTCCACCTGCGTGTTCGAGGAAGCCACGGTGGTCCAAGGACTCGCCGCGCGCGGGTACCACACGGTGTGCATCGGCGGCGTGGGCTTCTTCAACCGCCAGACCGCCCTCGGGTGCGTGCTGCCCGACCTGTTCGCCGAGAGCCACTGGAACCCGGCGATGGGCGTCGGCCACCGCCATTCCACCGAACGCCAGGTGGCGCTCGCGTGCGCGCGGTTGCAGGCGTTGCCGGGCCGCGTGTTCCTGTTCATCAACGTGTCGGCCGTCCATTCGCCCAACCGCGCGCACCTGCCGGGCGCCGACGCCGATTCGCTGGAGAGCCACGCCGCCGCGCTGCGCTACGTGGACGGGGCGCTCGCGCCGCTGTTCGACGCGTGCCGTGCACGTGCGCCCACCTTCGCCATCGTCTGCTCCGACCACGGCTCGGCCTATGGCGACGACGGGTTCTCGGGCCACCGCCTCGCCCACGAGAGCGTGTGGACCGTGCCCTACGGCCACTTCTTCCTCGACCCGCCATGA
- a CDS encoding STM4014 family protein: protein MAMRWVVLGVAGSKRTRGLRDACERVGRPAPVLVAWRDWLRDPACLAAALSAPCVFKVEPPGDDAEVHHALVARGAERLGRPVPPPAEPGELAGTDLWFAGFSDAMDRLAATLAQAPGARPVNPPADILAMTDKLECQQRLQAAGVPVPRLLGPVADHAAFVARLDAAGLDRGWLKARFGSSAAGVVAFRRNRRGQVSATTSAHLVHGGGGAPRLFNVKRVRSYHRPDEVRRVMDLVAAQGAYAEAWVPKPRAGAGHFDLRLLALRGAPAHRVARIGERTVTNLHLDSRRADPADLLDVSEIRLAEDTVRRAAAVFGGSGVIGFDLVVHGPRAHVLEANAFGDLLPGLRWGGRDPWDAALEAA, encoded by the coding sequence ATGGCGATGCGGTGGGTGGTGCTGGGCGTGGCCGGCAGCAAGCGCACGCGCGGGCTGCGTGATGCCTGCGAGCGTGTCGGCCGTCCGGCCCCGGTGCTGGTGGCCTGGCGCGATTGGCTGCGCGACCCGGCGTGCCTCGCGGCGGCGTTGTCGGCGCCGTGTGTGTTCAAGGTGGAACCGCCGGGCGACGACGCGGAGGTGCACCACGCCCTCGTCGCCCGGGGCGCGGAGCGGCTCGGGCGCCCCGTGCCGCCGCCGGCCGAACCGGGCGAACTCGCGGGCACCGACCTCTGGTTCGCGGGGTTCTCCGACGCGATGGACCGGCTGGCCGCCACCCTCGCGCAGGCGCCCGGCGCCCGGCCGGTGAACCCGCCCGCCGACATCCTCGCGATGACCGACAAGCTCGAATGCCAGCAGCGACTGCAGGCCGCTGGCGTGCCGGTGCCGCGGCTGCTGGGACCGGTGGCGGACCATGCCGCGTTCGTCGCGCGGCTCGACGCCGCGGGACTCGACCGCGGGTGGCTGAAGGCGCGCTTCGGGTCGTCGGCCGCCGGTGTCGTGGCGTTCCGCCGCAACCGCCGGGGTCAGGTGTCGGCCACCACGTCCGCGCACCTGGTGCACGGCGGGGGCGGCGCCCCGCGGCTCTTCAACGTCAAGCGCGTGCGGTCGTACCACCGGCCCGACGAGGTGCGGCGGGTGATGGACCTCGTGGCCGCCCAGGGCGCCTATGCGGAGGCCTGGGTGCCGAAGCCGCGGGCCGGGGCCGGCCACTTCGACCTGCGCCTGCTGGCGCTGCGCGGCGCGCCCGCGCACCGCGTGGCGCGCATCGGGGAACGCACCGTGACGAACCTGCACCTCGACAGCCGCCGGGCGGATCCGGCCGACCTGCTCGACGTCTCCGAGATCCGGCTCGCCGAGGACACGGTGCGCCGCGCGGCCGCGGTGTTCGGCGGCAGCGGCGTGATCGGGTTCGACCTCGTCGTGCACGGCCCGCGTGCCCACGTGCTGGAAGCCAACGCCTTCGGTGACCTGCTGCCCGGCCTGCGCTGGGGCGGCCGCGACCCGTGGGATGCCGCGCTGGAGGCCGCATGA
- a CDS encoding STM4015 family protein: MTISERTERFAGLQVIDWKPGEPVVHQPGQVHRLSMDYDDEGTMAERLTAYLDAADTASLQALVIGAWGEAHDEGPTPFLEVLIERAAELPALKALFVGDMTYEECEISWIIQGDYGPLLTAFTGLEVLRIRGSTSLELPAFRHDALRELAIECGGLPREISEALGASSLPKLETLELWLGTDDYGFDGDVDLVRRVVAALRGPALKTLGLRDAEIADDVAKWLAGEAWVAGLQKLDLSLGTLGDAGAEALCGSAHVARVPVVDLSHHYISPALQERLRAAVPGVVLDDAQAPDDEDRYVAVGE; encoded by the coding sequence ATGACGATCTCCGAACGCACCGAGCGGTTTGCAGGCCTCCAGGTCATCGACTGGAAACCCGGCGAGCCCGTGGTGCACCAGCCTGGCCAGGTGCACCGCCTGAGCATGGACTACGACGACGAAGGCACCATGGCCGAGCGCCTGACGGCGTACCTCGACGCGGCCGACACGGCGTCGCTCCAGGCCCTCGTGATCGGCGCCTGGGGCGAGGCCCACGACGAAGGTCCCACGCCGTTCCTCGAGGTGCTGATCGAACGCGCGGCCGAACTGCCCGCGCTGAAGGCGCTGTTCGTCGGCGACATGACCTACGAGGAGTGCGAGATCTCGTGGATCATCCAGGGCGACTACGGCCCGCTGCTGACCGCGTTCACCGGCCTCGAGGTGCTGCGCATCCGCGGGTCCACGTCGCTCGAGCTGCCGGCCTTCCGCCACGACGCGCTGCGCGAGCTGGCGATCGAGTGCGGCGGCCTGCCCCGGGAGATCAGCGAGGCCCTCGGCGCATCGTCGCTGCCGAAGCTCGAAACCCTCGAACTCTGGCTCGGCACCGACGACTACGGGTTCGATGGCGACGTCGACCTGGTCCGACGTGTCGTCGCCGCGCTGCGCGGGCCGGCGCTGAAGACCCTCGGCCTGCGCGATGCGGAGATCGCCGACGACGTGGCGAAATGGCTCGCCGGCGAGGCGTGGGTGGCCGGCCTGCAGAAGCTGGACCTGTCGCTCGGCACGCTGGGCGACGCGGGCGCCGAGGCGCTGTGCGGCAGCGCTCACGTCGCCCGCGTGCCCGTGGTGGACCTGAGCCACCACTACATCAGCCCGGCCCTGCAGGAGCGGCTGCGCGCCGCGGTGCCCGGGGTCGTGCTCGACGACGCCCAGGCCCCGGACGACGAGGACCGCTACGTCGCGGTCGGCGAGTAA
- a CDS encoding P-loop NTPase family protein, whose product MQVVTLETNPVSKIHLVGGEKGGVGKSMVSRLLAQYFIDHDLAFVGYDTDRSHGSLLRFYSDYASPVLIDRYEALDQIIESAAEAPGRRVLVDLAAQTHEPLVKWMEESGVLDMADLSGFAINYWHVMDAGRDSVDLLARLLERFGQRLHYVLVLNQLRGDDFSLLEKSGLLDKALAFGAKVITIKHLHDAVVQKIDLKNSSFWAARNLPAPEGPGLGLMERQRLKLWQAHAFGEIAKTHP is encoded by the coding sequence ATGCAAGTCGTCACCCTCGAAACGAACCCGGTCTCGAAGATCCACCTCGTCGGCGGCGAGAAGGGGGGCGTCGGCAAGTCGATGGTGTCCCGCCTGCTCGCGCAGTACTTCATCGACCACGACCTGGCCTTCGTCGGCTACGACACCGACCGCTCGCACGGCTCGCTGCTGCGCTTCTACAGCGACTACGCCTCACCCGTGCTGATCGATCGCTACGAGGCCCTCGACCAGATCATCGAAAGCGCCGCCGAGGCCCCCGGCCGCCGCGTGCTGGTCGACCTCGCCGCGCAGACGCACGAGCCGCTGGTCAAGTGGATGGAAGAGTCGGGCGTGCTCGACATGGCCGACCTCTCCGGCTTCGCCATCAACTACTGGCACGTGATGGACGCCGGCCGCGACTCGGTCGACCTGCTCGCCCGCCTGCTGGAACGTTTCGGCCAGCGCCTGCACTACGTGCTGGTGCTCAACCAGCTGCGCGGCGACGACTTCAGCCTGCTCGAGAAATCCGGCCTGCTCGACAAGGCACTCGCCTTCGGCGCCAAGGTCATCACCATCAAGCACCTGCACGACGCGGTGGTGCAGAAGATCGACCTGAAGAACAGCAGCTTCTGGGCCGCGCGCAACCTGCCGGCCCCCGAAGGCCCGGGCCTCGGGCTGATGGAGCGCCAGCGGCTCAAGCTGTGGCAGGCGCATGCGTTCGGCGAGATCGCGAAGACCCATCCCTGA
- a CDS encoding DEAD/DEAH box helicase: protein MPLAPFHPAVRAWFDRTFPAPTEAQAAAWPHIRAGRHTLVAAPTGSGKTLTAFLAALDDLVRRGLEPGGLPDETAVVYVSPLKALSNDIHLNLEAPLAGIREELSRLALPDVPIRTAVRTGDTPAKERQQVLRQPPHVIVTTPESLYVLIGSESGRKMLSTVRTVIVDEIHAVANSKRGSHLALTLERLQALCPAPLTRIGLSATQKPIDVVARFLTGGAPCEVVDIGYTRERDLSIEVPPTPLGVVMSNDQWEQVYGRVAELVLSHRTTLVFVNTRRMAERAARHLGERLGRENVAAHHGSLSKEARLLAEQRLKRGDLQVLVATASLELGLDIGDVDLVVQLGSPRSIATFLQRAGRSGHAVGGTPKARLFPQSRDELVECVALLDAVRRGELDALRVPHAPLDVLAQQIVAEVASREWDEDELFALVRRATPYADLPRETYDATVRMLSDGFTTRQGPRAGYVHRDAVHRRLRERKGARLTALTSGGTIPETGDYTVTLEPQAERIGTVNEDFAVESIAGDVFQLGNTSYRILRIQPGNVRVEDAHGAAPNIPFWLGEAPGRTDELSAAVSRLRDDFLALPSSSAAADWARDTLRLDDTAAPQLLDHLQRAAAALGTLPTQQRIVFERFFDESGGMQLVIHAPFGSRLNRAWGLALRKRFCRQFNFELQAAATEDAIVLSLSTSHSFPLIEVAKYLHSNTALDVLVQALLDAPLFAVRWRWNATTALALPRFRGGHKVAPQLQRMKSEDLLASVFPDQVACLENIVGERQIPDHPLVAQTLDDCLHDAMDADGWLALLRRIESGEVEVIARDLAAPSPLAAEVLNAKPYAFLDDAPLEERRTQAVRSRHLTDANSADDLGRLDRDAIDSVRDEAWPRVRDADEMHEALNTLGVVTDREVADRDGWTGWLAALAKARRVTHLSNGLWTVAERLAQMRVLYPERSARPAIEPPSGFTEVPAVDDALRDLLRSRLGGLGPVRVPSLARSLDLSEARIEAALLSLQSEGAVMQGRFTPDADGIEWCERHLLARIHRYTLQRLRREIEPVEPRDFARFLFEWQQVGQVEGPDALPAVLAQLEGYEAPAGQWEAEILPARVRDYGSSWLDDLCTAGRTVWMRLRPPASTGKGGGGGSLKSTPVLLLPRRAAPLWARVAPPAGDDVELGSRAQRLAAWLADHGASFFDDMLHGTRLLQSELEDALAELVVRGRATCDSFAGLRALMVPASKRAPSRSRFRRRGPLSGIEDAGRWSLVRPPVAADPEGPDDLEQVVRVLLRRYGVVAWRLLEREAAWLPPWRDLVRVCRRLEARGELRGGRFIAGLSGEQFALPEAVAKMREVRRQPAGDTLVCLAAADPANLLGTVLAGPRLPRVAGARVLFRGGVPIATSVSGQVEALVPLDPAELAVVRRALSLDPAWRFLRETA, encoded by the coding sequence ATGCCGCTCGCCCCGTTCCACCCCGCCGTCCGTGCCTGGTTCGACCGCACGTTCCCCGCGCCCACCGAGGCGCAGGCGGCGGCGTGGCCGCACATCCGCGCCGGGCGGCACACGCTCGTCGCGGCGCCCACCGGGTCGGGCAAGACGCTGACGGCCTTCCTCGCGGCGCTGGACGACCTGGTGCGCCGGGGCCTGGAGCCGGGCGGCCTGCCGGACGAGACGGCGGTGGTCTACGTGTCGCCGCTGAAGGCGCTGTCGAACGACATCCACCTGAACCTGGAAGCGCCGCTCGCGGGCATCCGCGAAGAGCTCTCACGCCTGGCGCTGCCCGACGTGCCGATCCGCACCGCGGTGCGCACCGGCGACACCCCCGCGAAGGAGCGCCAGCAGGTGCTGCGGCAACCGCCGCACGTCATCGTCACCACGCCGGAATCGCTCTACGTGCTGATCGGGTCGGAGTCGGGGCGCAAGATGCTCTCCACCGTGCGCACCGTGATCGTCGACGAGATCCACGCGGTGGCCAACAGCAAGCGCGGCAGCCACCTCGCGCTCACGCTGGAACGGCTGCAGGCGCTGTGTCCCGCACCCCTCACGCGCATCGGCCTGTCGGCCACGCAGAAGCCCATCGACGTCGTCGCGAGGTTCCTCACCGGTGGCGCGCCGTGCGAGGTCGTCGACATCGGCTACACGCGCGAACGCGACCTCTCGATCGAGGTGCCGCCCACGCCGCTCGGCGTCGTGATGTCGAACGACCAATGGGAGCAGGTGTACGGCCGCGTGGCCGAACTCGTGCTGTCGCACCGCACCACGCTCGTGTTCGTCAACACGCGGCGCATGGCCGAGCGCGCCGCGCGCCACCTCGGTGAACGCCTGGGCCGCGAGAACGTGGCCGCGCACCACGGCAGCCTGTCGAAGGAGGCGCGGCTGCTCGCCGAGCAGCGGCTCAAGCGCGGCGACCTGCAGGTGCTGGTGGCCACCGCGTCGCTCGAACTGGGCCTCGACATCGGCGACGTGGACCTCGTGGTGCAGCTCGGCTCGCCGCGCTCCATCGCCACCTTCCTGCAGCGCGCCGGCCGCTCGGGCCACGCGGTGGGCGGCACACCGAAGGCGCGGCTGTTCCCGCAGTCGCGCGACGAACTCGTCGAATGCGTGGCGCTGCTCGATGCCGTGCGCCGCGGCGAACTCGACGCACTGCGCGTGCCGCATGCGCCGCTGGACGTGCTCGCGCAGCAGATCGTCGCCGAGGTGGCCAGCCGCGAGTGGGACGAGGACGAGCTCTTCGCGCTGGTGCGCCGCGCCACGCCGTACGCCGACCTGCCCCGCGAGACCTACGACGCCACGGTGCGCATGCTGTCCGACGGCTTCACCACGCGCCAGGGCCCACGCGCCGGCTACGTGCACCGCGACGCCGTGCACCGCCGGCTGCGCGAGCGCAAGGGCGCACGTCTGACGGCCCTCACGTCGGGCGGCACCATCCCCGAGACGGGCGACTACACCGTCACGCTCGAACCGCAGGCCGAACGCATCGGCACGGTCAACGAGGACTTCGCAGTGGAGAGCATCGCGGGCGACGTCTTCCAGCTCGGTAACACGAGCTACCGCATCCTGCGCATCCAGCCCGGCAACGTGCGGGTGGAGGACGCCCACGGCGCCGCACCCAACATCCCGTTCTGGCTGGGCGAGGCACCGGGACGCACCGACGAACTCTCGGCGGCGGTCTCGCGGCTGCGCGACGACTTCCTCGCGCTGCCGTCGTCCTCGGCCGCCGCGGACTGGGCGCGCGACACGCTGCGCCTCGACGACACCGCCGCGCCACAGCTGCTCGACCACCTGCAGCGCGCCGCCGCCGCATTGGGCACCTTGCCCACGCAGCAGCGCATCGTGTTCGAACGCTTCTTCGACGAATCGGGCGGCATGCAGCTCGTGATCCACGCGCCGTTCGGCAGCCGCCTGAACCGCGCGTGGGGCCTCGCGCTGCGCAAGCGCTTCTGCCGCCAGTTCAACTTCGAGCTGCAGGCCGCGGCCACGGAAGACGCCATCGTGCTGTCGCTGTCCACGAGCCACAGCTTCCCGCTGATCGAGGTGGCGAAGTACCTGCACTCGAACACGGCGCTCGACGTGCTGGTCCAGGCGCTGCTCGACGCGCCGCTGTTCGCGGTGCGCTGGCGGTGGAACGCGACCACCGCGCTCGCGCTGCCGCGTTTCCGCGGCGGCCACAAGGTGGCGCCGCAGCTGCAGCGCATGAAGTCGGAGGACCTGCTGGCCTCGGTGTTCCCCGACCAGGTGGCGTGTCTCGAGAACATCGTGGGCGAGCGGCAGATCCCCGACCACCCGCTCGTCGCGCAGACGCTCGACGACTGCCTGCACGACGCGATGGACGCCGACGGCTGGCTCGCGCTGCTGCGGCGCATCGAGTCGGGCGAGGTCGAGGTGATCGCGCGCGACCTCGCCGCGCCGTCGCCGCTGGCCGCCGAGGTGCTCAACGCGAAGCCGTACGCCTTCCTCGACGACGCGCCGCTCGAGGAGCGCCGCACGCAGGCCGTGCGCAGCCGCCACCTCACCGATGCGAACAGCGCCGACGACCTGGGCCGCCTCGACCGCGACGCCATCGACAGCGTGCGCGACGAGGCCTGGCCGCGCGTGCGCGATGCCGACGAGATGCACGAGGCGCTCAACACGCTGGGTGTGGTGACCGACCGCGAGGTGGCCGACCGCGACGGCTGGACCGGCTGGCTGGCCGCGCTCGCGAAGGCGCGGCGGGTCACGCACCTGTCCAACGGGCTGTGGACGGTGGCCGAACGGCTCGCGCAGATGCGGGTGCTGTACCCGGAGCGCAGCGCCCGGCCCGCCATCGAACCGCCTTCGGGCTTCACCGAGGTTCCCGCGGTGGACGACGCGTTGCGCGACCTGCTGCGTTCCCGCTTGGGTGGACTCGGTCCGGTGCGGGTGCCGTCGTTGGCCCGCTCGCTCGACTTGTCCGAGGCCCGCATCGAGGCGGCGCTGCTGTCGCTGCAATCCGAAGGCGCCGTGATGCAGGGGCGCTTCACGCCCGACGCCGACGGCATCGAGTGGTGCGAACGCCACCTGCTCGCGCGCATCCATCGGTACACGCTGCAGCGGCTCAGGCGCGAGATCGAGCCGGTGGAGCCGCGCGACTTCGCGCGCTTCCTGTTCGAGTGGCAGCAGGTGGGCCAAGTCGAGGGCCCGGACGCGCTGCCGGCCGTGCTGGCGCAGCTCGAAGGCTACGAAGCCCCGGCCGGGCAGTGGGAGGCGGAGATCCTGCCGGCGCGCGTGCGCGACTACGGCTCGTCGTGGCTCGACGACCTCTGCACCGCGGGTCGCACCGTGTGGATGCGGCTGCGTCCGCCGGCCAGCACCGGCAAGGGCGGCGGAGGGGGTTCGCTGAAGTCCACGCCGGTGCTGCTGCTGCCGCGCCGCGCGGCGCCGCTGTGGGCCCGCGTGGCGCCACCGGCCGGCGACGACGTCGAACTCGGTTCGCGGGCCCAGCGTCTGGCGGCCTGGCTCGCCGACCACGGCGCCTCGTTCTTCGACGACATGCTGCATGGCACCCGCCTGCTGCAGTCCGAACTGGAAGACGCGCTCGCCGAACTGGTAGTGCGCGGGCGCGCCACGTGCGACAGCTTCGCCGGCCTGCGCGCGCTGATGGTGCCCGCGTCGAAGCGTGCACCCAGCCGCTCGCGGTTCCGCCGCCGCGGGCCGCTGTCGGGCATCGAGGACGCGGGCCGCTGGTCGCTCGTGCGGCCGCCGGTCGCCGCCGACCCCGAGGGTCCCGACGACCTGGAGCAGGTGGTGCGCGTGCTGCTGCGCCGCTACGGCGTGGTCGCGTGGCGCCTGCTCGAACGCGAGGCCGCGTGGCTGCCGCCCTGGCGCGACCTCGTGCGCGTGTGCCGCCGCCTGGAAGCGCGTGGCGAGCTGCGCGGCGGGCGGTTCATCGCGGGCCTGTCGGGCGAGCAGTTCGCGCTGCCCGAGGCCGTGGCGAAGATGCGCGAAGTGCGCCGCCAACCCGCCGGCGACACCCTCGTGTGCCTCGCCGCCGCCGACCCCGCGAACCTGCTGGGCACCGTGCTCGCGGGCCCGCGGCTACCGCGCGTGGCCGGCGCGCGGGTGCTGTTCCGCGGCGGCGTGCCCATCGCGACGAGTGTGTCGGGGCAGGTGGAGGCGCTGGTGCCACTCGACCCGGCCGAACTCGCGGTGGTGCGCCGGGCCCTGTCGCTGGACCCGGCGTGGCGCTTCCTTCGGGAGACCGCCTAG
- a CDS encoding NUDIX hydrolase, protein MHMNVLPNKVCPVVLRRSGETVEILAFVHPLAGCQLVKGTIEAGEETTVAALRELAEESGIVDASVARVMGIWPSGFEQQVWAFVECVPRSPLPQSWTHDAPDDGGRTFRFFWHPLHQQADPEGWHVVFREAMRFIQEAHREGVTRQDGHL, encoded by the coding sequence ATGCACATGAATGTGCTTCCGAACAAGGTGTGCCCCGTCGTGCTTCGTCGTTCGGGGGAGACCGTCGAGATACTTGCTTTCGTACATCCTCTCGCGGGTTGCCAGCTGGTGAAGGGAACGATCGAAGCCGGCGAAGAAACCACAGTGGCCGCGCTGCGCGAACTCGCGGAGGAGTCCGGCATCGTGGATGCGTCGGTCGCGCGCGTCATGGGCATCTGGCCCTCGGGTTTCGAGCAGCAAGTCTGGGCATTCGTGGAGTGCGTCCCGAGGTCACCGTTGCCGCAATCCTGGACGCACGACGCACCGGACGATGGTGGGCGGACGTTTCGCTTCTTCTGGCATCCCCTGCATCAACAAGCAGATCCGGAAGGCTGGCATGTCGTCTTTCGAGAAGCGATGCGATTCATTCAGGAAGCACATCGAGAGGGCGTCACGCGGCAAGACGGGCACCTCTGA